A single genomic interval of Suncus etruscus isolate mSunEtr1 chromosome 10, mSunEtr1.pri.cur, whole genome shotgun sequence harbors:
- the KLHL40 gene encoding kelch-like protein 40: MALGLAQAEEQRLYQQTLLQDGLKDMLDRGHFVDCVVRVGEREFPCHRLVLAACSPLLRARLLEEPGGASGELRLDEVAPGVGPEVAARVLRYLYTSELALDEASVQDLLSAAQRLQIPSVFTLCVSFVQQRLCLANCLAVLRLGLLLDCARLAVAARDFVCARFALVARDADFLGLSADELIAVISSDGLDVESEEAVVEAVLRWAGGGGDAEARAERQRALPTVFESVRCRLLPRAYLESRVESHPLVRAQPELLRKLQMVKDAHEGRLAVLRRRKKRPPGRQGPATAPAGEKGQEAEKQEKKEQEQEEEEGETVVPGILNDTLRFGMFMQDLIMMISEEGAVAYDPAANECYCASLSAQIPKNHVSLVTKENQVFVAGGLFYNEDNKEDPMSAYFLQFDHLDSEWLGMPPVPSSRCLFGLGEALNSIYVVGGRELKEGELSLDSVLCYDRHSFKWGESDPLPYAVYGHAVLSHLDLVYVIGGKGSDRKCLNKVCAYDPKKFEWKELAPMQTARSLFGATIHDGHIVVAAGVTDTGLTSSAEVYSIADNKWTPFEAFSQERSSLSLVSLKGTLYAIGGFATLETESGELVPTELNDIWRYNEEEKKWEGVLREIPYAAGATFLPVRLNVLRLTKM; the protein is encoded by the exons ATGGCGCTGGGCTTGGCGCAGGCCGAGGAGCAGCGGCTGTACCAACAGACGCTGCTGCAGGACGGGCTGAAGGACATGCTGGACCGCGGGCACTTCGTGGACTGCGTGGTGCGCGTCGGGGAGCGCGAGTTCCCGTGCCACCGCCTGGTGCTGGCGGCCTGCAGCCCCCTGCTCCGCGCGCGCCTGCTGGAGGAGCCCGGGGGCGCGTCGGGCGAGCTGCGGCTGGACGAAGTGGCCCCGGGCGTGGGCCCCGAGGTGGCGGCGCGGGTGCTGCGCTACCTGTACACGTCGGAGCTGGCGCTGGACGAGGCGAGCGTGCAGGACCTGCTGTCGGCGGCGCAGCGCCTGCAGATCCCGTCCGTGTTCACCCTGTGCGTGTCCTTCGTGCAGCAGCGCCTGTGCCTGGCCAACTGCCTGGCCGTGCTGCGCCTCGGCCTGCTGCTGGACTGCGCGCGCCTGGCCGTGGCCGCCCGCGACTTCGTCTGCGCGCGCTTCGCGCTGGTGGCGCGCGACGCCGACTTCCTCGGGCTCTCGGCCGACGAGCTCATCGCCGTCATCTCCAGCGACGGGCTGGACGTGGAGAGCGAGGAGGCCGTGGTCGAGGCCGTGCTGCGctgggcgggcggcggcggcgacgcCGAGGCGCGGGCCGAACGCCAGCGGGCCCTGCCCACCGTCTTCGAGAGCGTGCGCTGCCGCCTGCTGCCCCGCGCCTACCTGGAGAGCCGCGTGGAGAGCCACCCGCTCGTGCGCGCCCAGCCCGAGCTGCTGCGCAAGCTGCAGATGGTCAAGGACGCGCACGAAGGCCGCCTGGCCGTGCTGCGCCGCAGGAAGAAGCGGCCGCCGGGCAGGCAGGGGCCCGCGACGGCCCCGGCCGGGGAGAAGGGCCAGGAGGCGGAGAAGCAGGAGAAaaaggagcaggagcaggaggaggaggaaggcgaGACCGTCGTCCCCGGCATCCTCAACGACACCCTGCGCTTCGGCATGTTCATGCAGGACCTTATCATGATGATCAGCGAGGAGGGCGCCGTGGCCTACGACCCGGCCGCCAACGAGTGCTACTGCGCCTCTCTCTCCGCGCAGATCCCCAAGAACCACGTGAGCCTGGTGACCAAGGAGAACCAGGTCTTCGTGGCTGGGGGCCTCTTCTACAACGAGGACAACAAAGAGGACCCCATGAGCGCTTACTTCTTGCAG TTCGACCACCTGGACTCGGAGTGGCTGGGGATGCCGCCGGTGCCTTCGTCACGCTGCCTTTTCGGCCTGGGCGAGGCTCTCAACTCCATCTACGTGGTGGGCGGCCGAGAGCTCAAGGAGGGCGAGCTGAGCCTGGACTCGGTCCTGTGCTACGACCGACA CTCCTTCAAATGGGGTGAGTCAGACCCACTGCCTTATGCCGTGTACGGTCACGCGGTGCTGTCGCATCTGGACCTGGTCTATGTCATTGGAGGCAAAGGCAGCGACAG GAAATGCCTGAACAAGGTGTGCGCCTACGACCCCAAGAAGTTTGAGTGGAAGGAGCTGGCGCCCATGCAGACTGCCCGCTCTCTCTTTGGCGCCACCATCCATGATGGCCACATTGTCGTGGCTGCTGGAGTCACAGACACAGGACTGACCAGTTCCGCTGAGGTGTACAGCATCGCGGACAACAA gTGGACACCCTTTGAGGCCTTCTCACAGGAACGAAGCTCACTCAGTCTGGTCAGCCTCAAGGGCACCCTCTATGCCATTGGGGGCTTTGCCACCTTGGAGACAGAGTCTGGAGAGTTGGTCCCCACAGAACTCAATGACATTTGGAG GTACaatgaggaagagaagaagtGGGAGGGGGTCCTGCGGGAGATTCCCTATGCCGCAGGTGCCACCTTCCTCCCAGTGCGGCTCAACGTACTTCGCCTCACGAAAATGTGA